In Marasmius oreades isolate 03SP1 chromosome 3, whole genome shotgun sequence, a single window of DNA contains:
- a CDS encoding uncharacterized protein (BUSCO:EOG0926074Y), whose product MSVMLTKFESKSNRVKGLAFHPTQPLLAAALHNGSVQLWNYRMGVLVDRFDEHEGPVRGVHFHPSRALLATGGDDYKVRVWDIRPQNRRCLFTLHGHLDYVRTVQFHHEMPWIISTSDDQTIRIWNSTSRNCIAVLTGHSHYVMSAFFHSKEDLVVSASMDQTVRVWDISGLRKGSPNTGSSQFETFDTFSTVKYVLEGHDRGVNYAVFHPTLPLIISAADDRTIKIWRMSETKAWEVDSCRGHFNNVSSALFHPKHELIVSCGEDKTVRVWDLAKRTAIQTFRREHDRFWVLASHPNLNLFAAGHDNGLIVFKLERERPAFSVHQDTLYYIRDKYVRSYDFNSASDIGLLSVRKLGSPYIPPRTLSYNPAEKAVIVTTSSDNGLYELTSLSGPGQVQGGEVKDSSVDGKKGSGQSSIFVARNRFAVLNKTTQTIEVRDLSNSVIKTIKPPAQTNEIFYGGTACLILSSTSSVVLYDIQQQKTIAEVNTPPVKYVVWNSDSSLVALMSKHTITIANRTFSQHSLIHETIRIKSGAWDDSGVFIYSTLNHVKYCLSQGDHGVICTLDNPVYLTRVKGKTIHCLDRSARPRTITFDPTEYRFKLALLKNNYEEVLYIIKTSTLMGQSIIAYLQQKGFPEIALHFVQDTNTRFELALECGNLEVAMETAKTIDRSECWERLAQQALRQGNHEIVEKAYQRTKNFDKLSFLYLATGSSDKLTKMLKIAEMRGDPMSRFHNALYTGDLEGRIAVLRDVAMYPLAYLTAKTNGLDELAEEILEASGLTASDIDDVPTYGPSTLKRPPIVTPTSSLNWPVISTAESFFDRALANGSLEGPIESPHGNGDVNPTSALSALDDWAKDEELHDDIGPEEGGWGLEADAEEAVPEEDQEILPQEDFGDGAVPGANESELWVRNSPLAADHVAAGSLESAMQLLNRQLGVVNFAPLKPLFLSIYRSSHTYLSPLASLHPLHLHIRRNISESSPSKVLPVAARSLQSVRSELAEGYRAVSGARLADAQEIFRSVLRSLLLIALTSDDEARQWRDTVTQAREYLLGVSIELERRRVVEEEPNNLKRNLELAAYFTHCQLQPPHLQIALRSAIGVFTKANNQADAARFARRLIDLRPDPKIVSQARTRIAAGERNPVNAVEISYDEFTPFEICAASFTPIYRGSTSVRCPYTNATFLPDYKGTLDPLTNLTEIGATASGIPAPW is encoded by the exons ATGTCGGTAATGCTCACAAAGTTTGAATCCAAAAGCAACCGTGTCAAAG GCCTTGCATTTCATCCTACGCAACCTTTGCTGGCAGCGGCTTTGCACAATGGTAGCGTTCAATTATGGAACTATCGCATGGGTGTCCTCGTCGATCGCTTCGACGAACATGAAG GACCTGTACGAGGTGTTCATTTTCATCCGAGCAGAGCATTGTTGGCGACGGGTGGAGATGATTACAAAGTCAGAGTGTGGG ACATACGTCCACAAAACCGCCGATGCCTCTTCACCTTACATGGACATTTGGACTATGTTAGAACCGTGCAATTTCATCATGAAATGCCTTGGATT ATCTCGACTTCAGACGATCAAACAATTCGTATCTGGAATAGCACCTCCCGTAACTGTATCGCCGTGTTAACGGGACACTCGCACTATGTCATGTCCGCCTTTTTTCATTCCAAGGAGGATCTAGTGGTTTCCGCTTCTATGGATCAGACGGTCCGCGTTTGGGACATCTCCGGTCTTCGCAAAGGCTCTCCTAACACAGGCAGCAGTCAATTCGAGACGTTTGACACCTTTTCCACTGTGAAATATGTTTTAGAAGGGCACGATCGGGGGGTTAATTACGCTGTGTTCCACCCTACCCTTCCGTTGATCATCTCTGCAGCCGATGACCGTACCATCAAAATTTGGAGGATGAGCGAGACAAAAGCTTGGGAAGTCGATTCTTGTCGAGGTCATTTCAATAATGTTTCCAGTGCCTTGTTCCACCCGAAACACGAACTCATCGTTTCCTGTGGAGAAGATAAAACTGTCCGTGTATGGGATTTGGCGAAACGCACGGCCATCCAGACTTTCCGAAGAGAACATGATCGTTTTTGGGTCCTGGCATCACATCCCAACCTCAACCTATTTGCAGCCGGCCACGACAATGGACTCATAGTTTTCAAACTGGAGAGAGAGCGACCCGCGTTCTCGGTACACCAGGACACCCTCTACTATATACGTGACAAATATGTTCGCTCCTACGACTTCAACTCGGCGTCTGATATAGGCCTCCTGAGCGTGCGGAAGCTTGGGAGCCCATACATCCCTCCTAGGACGTTGAGTTACAACCCAGCCGAGAAAGCTGTTATAGTGACGACGTCGAGCGACAACGGGCTTTATGAGCTTACCTCCTTGTCTGGACCAGGTCAAGTGCAGGGTGGTGAAGTCAAAGACTCTAGTGTGGATGGCAAGAAGGGATCTGGACAGAGTTCGATATTCGTTGCAAGGAACAGATTTGCTGTTTTGAACAAAACTACTCAA ACCATCGAAGTCAGGGATCTCTCGAATTCAGTGATCAAAACGATCAAGCCGCCTGCACAAACGAACGAGATATTTTATGGCGGCACGGCATGCCTAATCCTGAGTTCTACTTCGTCCGTTGTACTCTATGACATCCAACAACAGAAGACAATTGCCGAAGTCAACACCCCACCGGTAAAATATGTCGTGTGGAATTCGGATTCCAGCTTGGTTGCCTTGATGAGCAAACATA CCATAACAATAGCTAACCGAACGTTTTCTCAGCATAGCTTGATTCATGAGACAATCAGAATCAAGTCTGGAGCTTGGGATGATTCGGGTGTCTTCATTTACTCGACCCTCAACCATGTCAAATATTGTCTTTCTCAAGG CGATCATGGCGTTATATGCACCCTCGACAACCCCGTTTACCTCACCCGTGTCAAGGGGAAGACCATTCACTGTCTTGACCGATCTGCTCGTCCCCGCACTATCACATTTGACCCAACGGAATATCGGTTTAAACTCGCTTTGTTAAAGAACAATTACGAGGAAGTGTTGTATATCATCAAAACCTCCACTTTAATGGGTCAAAGCATCATTGCTTATCTGCAACAGAAAGGTTTCCCTGAG ATTGCACTTCACTTTGTCCAAGACACAAATACACGGTTTGAGCTCGCCCTCGAGTGCGGGAACTTGGAGGTTGCAATGGAAACTGCCAAAACGATTGACCGCTCGGAATGCTGGGAACGACTGGCGCAACAAGCTTTGAGACAGGGCAATCACGAA ATCGTTGAAAAAGCCTACCAACGGACGAAAAACTTTGACAAACTGTCCTTCTTATATTTGGCAACTGGCAGCTCGGATAAACTCACAAAGATGCTGAAAATAGCTGAAATGCGCGGGGATCCGATGTCTCGATTCCATAACGCCTTGTATACAGGTGACCTAGAGGGCCGGATCGCAGTTCTACGCGACGTCGCAATGT ACCCGCTTGCCTACCTCACTGCAAAGACCAACGGCTTAGATGAGCTTGCGGAAGAAATCTTGGAAGCCTCAGGATTGACCGCTTCCGATATTGACGACGTGCCCACGTACGGTCCTTCAACTCTCAAGCGGCCCCCAATTGTTACGCCTACATCGAGCCTGAATTGGCCGGTGATATCGACAGCAGAGAGCTTCTTCGACCGCGCTCTTGCCAATGGTAGTTTGGAGGGTCCCATTGAATCCCCGCATGGTAATGGAGATGTCAACCCCACCTCCGCACTCTCTGCCCTTGACGACTGGGCAAAAGATGAAGAGTTACACGACGATATTGGACCCGAAGAAGGCGGTTGGGGTCTCGAAGCCGATGCTGAGGAGGCTGTTCCGGAAGAAGATCAAGAAATTCTTCCGCAGGAGGACTTCGGGGATGGCGCTGTTCCTGGGGCAAACGAGAGTGAATTATGGGTCAGAAATTCGCCGCTAGCCGCGGACCATGTTGCTGCTGGCTCCCTGGAGTCCGCCATGCAG CTATTGAATCGACAACTGGGTGTTGTCAACTTTGCACCTCTGAAACCTCTATTTCTGTCTATCTATCGCTCTTCCCACACCTATCTCTCTCCATTAGCATCTTTGCATCCATTGCACCTGCACATTCGCCGCAATATTTCGGAATCCTCTCCCAGCAAAGTCCTTCCCGTCGCTGCTCGCTCCCTTCAATCCGTCCGCTCTGAGCTGGCGGAGGGCTATCGAGCGGTGTCTGGAGCTAGGCTTGCCGATGCTCAGGAGATTTTCCGGTCTGTTCTCAGGTCGCTTCTTCTTATCGCTCTTACGTCGGATGATGAGGCTAGACAA TGGAGAGACACTGTCACACAAGCTCGCGAATACCTTCTTGGTGTTTCAATCGAGCTAGAGCGGAGACGGGTTGTAGAGGAAGAACCAAATAACTTGAAACGGAACTTGGAACTGGCCGCCTATTTCACTCACTGTCAACTTCAACCCCCTCACCTACAAATAGCACTTCGCAGCGCTATCGGCGTCTTCACTAAGGCAAATAATCAGGCTGATGCTGCTCGTTTCGCACGGAGGCTCATCGACCTAAGACCGGATCCTAAAATTGTGTCGCAG GCACGAACGAGGATTGCTGCTGGTGAACGTAACCCCGTCAATGCTGTTGAAATTTCATATGACGAGTTCACTCCGTTTGAGATATGCGCAGCGAGCTTTACACCGATATACCGCGGGTCAACCTCTGTTCGCTGTCCTTACACCAACGCAACGTTTCTACCTGATTATAAGGGTACCCTCGATCCACTGACGAACTTGACGGAGATTGGTGCCACTGCTTCTGGTATCCCTGCTCCGTGGTAG
- a CDS encoding uncharacterized protein (BUSCO:EOG09262A65), producing MGISGLLLALKSIQVTKHLSEFSGQTIAVDAYVWLHKAVYSCATELATGQATCKYVNYAMERVRILRHHGIEPYIVFDGGPLQAKRGTESERKKKREDNIAKGHMFAAQGNHSAARECYTKAVDVTPQMAFQLIKALRAENVKYVVAPYEADAQLAFLEKKGLVSAILTEDSDLLVFGCKTVLFKLDAGARTVVSISQTDFASVTPSTDANSISLVGWSDKQFREMAILSGCDYLPSIPGVGLKTACTMLRKWKTPEQVIRSILLEGKKIVPKGYIQQFRLAEKCFLYQRVYDPETARLVHLNDVPSEGEWDEVVDSFVGRDLEASLAKAIAMGDKDPVSYETMEDINPNFVPRTRVLREIPFCKLSVNRPHKGKGKMRDPAASEGILDFFGPNPKILQIPKPPSTKAKGATGVKNMIIGKESGKRTLPDIHDEDMNAKKRKTSAKTDIRSKFFSSAVRTRKTVVRKDENTLVAGSCLIEKENEYIVIDEHETDAPAEDDSIIAQHYSSSEFDSDVEEVEEVEQEDGYMSPTPSLSRNTQELSSPPRPRTAPQLGKLHPDDFDFGAESISSPPSGGRSRRRVPLRYMAPPGNTIVGKVLIEASPEIDRKRSGSGAAVDMLDLGNSFGDELTETEFSGDEAAPTPFSFSPCTLENLDQDITPAVVNGDEQEVEDAEELEQRTMASRNAAVAAGWRSMWSLGSFTAKRTPHEEFSACLRRSGTNVTPTGRHRLSGQLSTSSHPYLQGHTKTPGPNDSGPARTTLKGRQSLIFFESKSKTEVTPESSVASVTSVKVDDGRSAPVQESEVDPLARVRLEKFRLVTR from the exons ATGGGAATCTCAGGTCTTCTGCTGGCCTTGAAATCCATTCAAGTTACCAAACATCTCTCGGAATTTTCTGGACAAACTATTGCGGTCGACGCATACGTCTGGCTACACAAAGCCGTGTACTCTTGTGCGACAGAGCTTGCCACAGGACAGGCAACCTGCAA ATACGTTAACTATGCTATGGAACGCGTCCGAATTCTGCGCCATCATGGGATAGAGCCGTACATTGTCTTTGACGGCGGGCCTCTCCAGGCAAAACGGGGAACAGAAagtgaaagaaagaagaagcgaGAGGATAACATCGCGAAAGGGCATATGTTCGCCGCTCAAGGAAACCACAGTGCGGCTCGCGAATGCTACACGAAAGCTGTCGACGTGACGCCACAGATGGCCTTCCAGCTCATCAAG GCTCTACGTGCTGAAAATGTCAAATACGTCGTGGCACCGTATGAGGCTGACGCCCAGCTTGCCTTCCTAGAGAAAAAGGGCCTTGTCTCTGCTATCCTTACTGAAGACTCCGACCTTCTCGTTTTTGGCTGCAAAACTGTTCTATTCAAACTCGACGCCGGTGCACGTACCGTTGTTTCCATATCCCAAACCGATTTTGCCTCCGTGACTCCGTCTACTGATGCCAATTCTATATCTCTCGTAGGCTGGTCTGATAAGCAGTTCAGAGAAATGGCAATACTCAGCGGATGTGACTATCTTCCCAGTATTCCGGGTGTGGGCTTGAAGACCGCTTGCACCATGCTCAGGAAATGGAAGACTCCAGAACAAGTCATTCGTTCCATTCTGctagaaggaaagaaaattgTTCCCAAAGGATACATTCAGCAGTTTCGATTGGCGGAGAAGTGCTTCTTGTATCAGAGAGTCTATGATCCCGAAACTGCGCGACTGGTTCATTTGAATGACGTACCGAGTGAGGGAGAGTGGGATGAAGTGGTGGATTCTTTCGTTGGAAG AGACCTTGAGGCTTCGCTTGCAAAAGCTATTGCAATGGGCGACAAAGATCCGGTCTCTTATGAAACGATGGAGGATATCAATCCAAATTTTGTGCCGCGTACTCGGGTTCTTCGGGAAATACCCTTTTGCAAGTTGTCTGTGAACCGTCCCcacaaaggaaaagggaaaatGCGAGACCCAGCAGCTTCTGAAGGTATTCTGGACTTCTTCG GGCCTAACCCCAAGATCCTCCAGATACCGAAACCACCGTCCACCAAGGCCAAGGGTGCGACTGGCGTCAAAAACATGATTATTGGGAAAGAGAGCGGCAAACGAACATTGCCTGACATACATGACGAAGACATGAAtgcgaagaagagaaaaacgtCGGCCAAAACTGATATAAGGTCCAAATTTTTCAGCTCCGCGGTTCGTACGCGAAAGACTGTGGTCAGGAAGGACGAAAACACGCTTGTAGCTGGGTCGTGCCTcatagaaaaggaaaatgaaTACATCGTCATTGATGAACACGAAACAGATGCACCCGCTGAGGACGATTCCATTATTGCACAGCACTATTCGAGTTCAGAATTTGATAGCGATGTTGaagaggtggaagaggtggaGCAAGAAGATGGATACATGTCTCCGACACCGTCCCTTTCGCGAAACACGCAAGAGTTGTCTTCACCGCCGAGACCAAGAACCGCACCGCAACTCGGTAAATTGCATCCAGATGACTTTGACTTCGGCGCCGAATCAATTTCTAGTCCTCCATCTGGTGGTCGATCTCGTAGGCGAGTACCCTTGCGGTACATGGCACCACCAGGAAATACAATTGTGGGGAAGGTTCTGATAGAGGCCTCGCCTGAAATTGACCGCAAGCGATCAGGATCAGGAGCAGCAGTGGATATGCTGGACTTGGGAAATTCATTTGGGGACGAATTAACCGAAACGGAGTTTTCAGGGGATGAAGCCGCCCCAacccccttctccttctcaccTTGCACACTCGAAAACTTGGATCAAGACATCACTCCCGCAGTGGTGAATGGTGATGAACAAGAAGTAGAGGACGCGGAGGAACTGGAGCAGCGAACGATGGCCTCAAGGAATGCCGCAGTGGCCGCTGGTTGGAGAAGCATGTGGTCTTTGGGCTCTTTCACAGCCAAAAGAACACCACATGAAGAATTTTCGGCATGTCTGCGTAGGTCAGGGACGAACGTGACTCCTACCGGAAGGCATAGACTCAGTGGACAGTTGTCCACTTCATCGCATCCTTATCTACAGGGCCACACAAAAACACCTGGACCCAACGACTCGGGTCCAGCGAGGACGACGTTAAAGGGTAGACAGAgcctcatcttcttcgaatcCAAGTCGAAGACCGAAGTGACTCCGGAGAGTTCGGTGGCGTCAGTGACTTCGGTGAAGGTGGACGACGGACGTTCGGCTCCTGTTCAAGAGTCAGAAGTTGATCCCCTTGCACGAGTGCGCTTAGAGAAGTTTAGGTTGGTCACTCGCTAA